The proteins below are encoded in one region of Casimicrobium huifangae:
- a CDS encoding GNAT family N-acetyltransferase, translating to MPETASPLIIRTMRRDELPLTVEWAAQEGWNPGLHDAAPFFAADPGGFLIGELDGEPVSLISAVRYGSTYGFIGFYIVKPEFRGKGYGWAIWQAALARLQGRTVGLDGVVAQQDNYRRSGFELAHRNARYAGQQSAGGPPAAASSVNLVPISQLPPEALQAYDRSFFPAARADFLQAWVTQPGTVALAVPGDGGLLGYGVVRPCRTGYKIGPLFADSPAIADAIFSAVLQHVPAGEPFYLDVMTTQPAAVELATRRGMLVVFETARMYLGAAPAISPDRTYGITSFELG from the coding sequence ATGCCCGAGACTGCCAGTCCATTGATCATCCGCACCATGCGCCGCGACGAGCTACCGCTGACCGTTGAGTGGGCAGCGCAGGAGGGCTGGAACCCCGGCTTGCACGACGCAGCCCCATTTTTCGCGGCGGACCCCGGCGGCTTTCTGATCGGTGAGCTGGATGGCGAACCGGTCTCCCTCATCTCGGCCGTGCGCTATGGGAGCACCTACGGGTTCATCGGGTTCTACATCGTCAAGCCTGAATTTCGCGGCAAGGGCTACGGCTGGGCGATCTGGCAAGCCGCGCTGGCTCGCCTTCAGGGGCGCACCGTCGGTCTCGACGGCGTCGTCGCCCAGCAGGACAACTATCGCCGGTCCGGCTTCGAGCTGGCGCACCGCAACGCGCGCTACGCAGGGCAGCAATCGGCGGGCGGGCCACCCGCTGCGGCGTCTTCGGTCAACCTGGTGCCGATCAGTCAGTTGCCACCGGAGGCGCTGCAGGCATACGACCGCAGCTTTTTCCCGGCAGCGAGGGCCGACTTCCTGCAAGCGTGGGTGACGCAGCCGGGCACGGTCGCGCTCGCTGTGCCGGGCGACGGCGGTTTGCTCGGCTACGGCGTAGTGCGGCCGTGCCGCACGGGTTACAAGATAGGCCCGCTGTTTGCCGATTCACCGGCAATCGCCGACGCGATCTTTTCGGCGGTGCTGCAACATGTCCCCGCTGGCGAGCCGTTCTACCTGGACGTGATGACGACCCAACCGGCGGCCGTGGAACTGGCCACCCGGCGAGGCATGCTGGTCGTCTTTGAAACAGCGCGGATGTATCTCGGCGCAGCACCAGCGATTTCCCCTGATCGCACCTATGGCATCACCAGTTTTGAGCTGGGGTGA
- a CDS encoding phosphate/phosphite/phosphonate ABC transporter substrate-binding protein yields the protein MKKSLFLALAALGLAFATSVTADAADLLRFGVGLYQPDKEKNDATYRPLAEYIGKQLGRDVKLYTVDTWEGLAKSLANGETDIALMGPWGYVLANHVAGAQAVATILYDGKPEYFAIMVTHPKSGIKSIQDLKGKTFAFGDKGSTSGYLIPNYHFQKNGIDVSKFLGKVINTKHQAIELQVTRGELDAGADYNRNRDAMIADGQIKASDSVIFWTSDPLPNDAVAVSATLAKDAAFVAKLRGALEKIGPELAKTPNLLPLRYTGFVAKDNSYYRPIRDAGLASGQLPGN from the coding sequence ATGAAAAAGAGCTTGTTTTTGGCTTTAGCCGCATTGGGCCTTGCGTTCGCAACCAGCGTGACAGCGGACGCCGCTGACCTCCTGCGCTTTGGTGTCGGCCTCTACCAGCCCGACAAGGAGAAGAACGACGCGACCTATCGGCCACTGGCGGAGTACATCGGCAAGCAGCTTGGCCGCGATGTGAAGCTCTATACGGTTGACACTTGGGAAGGGCTGGCCAAGTCGCTGGCGAATGGTGAGACAGACATTGCCCTGATGGGGCCGTGGGGTTATGTGCTGGCCAATCACGTCGCGGGTGCGCAGGCGGTGGCGACGATCCTCTACGACGGCAAGCCGGAATACTTCGCGATCATGGTGACGCACCCAAAATCGGGCATCAAGTCCATCCAGGATTTGAAGGGAAAGACCTTCGCGTTTGGCGACAAAGGCTCGACCTCGGGTTACCTGATACCGAACTATCACTTCCAGAAGAATGGCATCGACGTCAGCAAATTCCTGGGCAAGGTGATCAACACCAAACATCAGGCGATTGAGTTGCAGGTGACGCGTGGCGAGCTCGATGCAGGGGCGGACTACAACCGCAATCGCGACGCGATGATTGCCGACGGCCAGATTAAGGCAAGCGACAGCGTGATTTTCTGGACGTCGGACCCGTTGCCCAATGATGCGGTCGCTGTGAGTGCAACGCTGGCGAAGGACGCGGCGTTCGTGGCGAAACTGCGCGGCGCGCTGGAGAAGATCGGCCCCGAGCTTGCAAAGACCCCGAACTTGCTGCCGCTGCGTTACACGGGGTTTGTGGCGAAGGACAACAGCTATTACCGCCCGATTCGCGATGCGGGCCTCGCGAGCGGGCAGTTGCCGGGCAATTGA
- the phnE gene encoding phosphonate ABC transporter, permease protein PhnE has protein sequence MSALWLLLTACALLVLTSVWTLAAEDELSFGRKPWQNLQKTVAEMSEPSFLRVWFGETRHEIRDQDGKLLRVDDQRATERRYLAGVGRALWTTLRIATLGTALAALIALPLGLLAARTLNAPRPVFWVAKGVLDVMRSIHTLVFGLFFVGIVGLGATAGILAVAAHSAGTLGKLLAEAIETLDTQPVDAVRATGATAGQVFFLGVWPAVLPQYVSQVLYVWEFNIRDSTILGLVGAGGLGLLLSEAMALFQWGRLATLLIAIVIMVTAFDAVSRAVRRRLV, from the coding sequence GTGTCAGCACTCTGGCTTCTGCTGACCGCCTGCGCGTTGCTGGTACTGACCAGTGTGTGGACGCTGGCGGCGGAGGACGAGTTGAGTTTCGGCCGCAAGCCGTGGCAGAACTTGCAGAAGACGGTGGCCGAGATGTCGGAGCCAAGTTTCTTGCGTGTGTGGTTCGGCGAGACGCGGCATGAAATTCGTGATCAGGATGGCAAGCTGCTGCGCGTGGACGATCAGCGCGCGACGGAGCGGCGCTACCTCGCAGGTGTGGGTCGTGCGCTGTGGACAACGCTGCGCATCGCGACGCTGGGCACGGCACTGGCGGCGCTGATTGCGCTGCCACTCGGGCTGCTGGCAGCGCGTACGTTGAACGCACCGCGACCGGTGTTCTGGGTCGCCAAAGGCGTGCTCGACGTGATGCGTTCGATTCACACGCTGGTGTTCGGGCTGTTCTTCGTGGGCATCGTGGGCCTTGGCGCGACGGCCGGGATACTCGCGGTCGCGGCACATTCGGCGGGCACATTGGGCAAGCTGCTGGCAGAAGCGATCGAGACGCTGGATACGCAGCCGGTGGACGCGGTGCGTGCCACTGGGGCGACGGCGGGGCAGGTGTTCTTCCTCGGTGTGTGGCCAGCCGTGCTGCCGCAATACGTGTCGCAGGTGCTCTACGTGTGGGAGTTCAACATCCGTGACTCGACGATCCTTGGGCTGGTGGGCGCCGGCGGTCTCGGGTTGCTGCTGTCGGAGGCGATGGCGCTGTTTCAGTGGGGGCGACTGGCTACGCTGCTGATTGCGATTGTGATCATGGTTACCGCGTTCGACGCGGTGAGCCGCGCGGTGCGCAGGCGACTGGTATGA
- a CDS encoding phosphonate ABC transporter ATP-binding protein: MSTATIASTPVIEAQGLHVHAGEQVLLRDVSLTIAPGERVAIVGHNGAGKSTLLRTVSAFSCVHDGRLNVLGTDVTLLREPRDARSSGELRHLRSRVAQVLQGLHLIGRLSVLDNVLIGGAARTTSWLTWLRRWPAHEREQAQVALARVGMAWAAARRTDSLSGGERQKVAIARALHQDAPVLLADEPTASLDAEAADEVIALLTSVVAERQATLVCVVHDLDLVPRLAERVIVLRRGQVVADQRVHGEIAAELRGILK; this comes from the coding sequence ATGAGCACCGCGACGATTGCATCGACACCCGTGATCGAGGCGCAGGGCTTGCATGTGCATGCGGGCGAGCAGGTGCTGTTGCGCGATGTGTCGTTGACCATTGCTCCGGGCGAACGCGTGGCAATCGTCGGCCACAACGGTGCCGGCAAATCGACCTTGCTGCGCACGGTGTCGGCGTTCAGCTGCGTGCACGATGGCCGGCTAAACGTGCTCGGCACCGACGTTACGCTGTTGCGGGAGCCACGCGATGCCCGGTCGTCCGGCGAGCTTCGCCATCTGCGCAGCCGAGTGGCGCAGGTGCTGCAAGGGCTGCATCTGATTGGTCGCCTGAGTGTGCTCGACAATGTGTTGATCGGCGGTGCCGCACGGACGACGTCGTGGCTCACTTGGCTGCGCCGCTGGCCGGCGCATGAGCGCGAACAGGCGCAAGTAGCGCTTGCCCGCGTGGGCATGGCATGGGCGGCTGCGCGACGGACAGATTCACTCTCGGGCGGCGAACGGCAGAAGGTGGCAATTGCCCGCGCACTGCATCAGGATGCGCCGGTGCTGCTGGCCGACGAGCCGACTGCCAGCCTGGATGCTGAGGCGGCGGACGAGGTGATTGCGCTGTTGACCTCAGTGGTAGCCGAACGGCAGGCAACGTTGGTCTGCGTGGTGCATGATCTGGATCTTGTGCCTCGTCTGGCGGAGCGCGTGATTGTGCTGCGCCGCGGGCAAGTGGTGGCGGACCAGCGCGTGCATGGCGAGATTGCGGCTGAGCTGCGGGGAATTCTCAAGTGA